From Paenibacillus sp. GP183, the proteins below share one genomic window:
- a CDS encoding Crp/Fnr family transcriptional regulator — translation MNKLWYLSQISLFDALPMEDLMEIDKMSPMTKLKKGELIQTPETFHEGLYMIKEGKLKLYKMNSDGKQFIVSILGAGNVFGEIDSFSLGTRDTFIETMENTLLCSLGKEQFEQLLIDRPHLAVKIMKELSTLLQERDALLVQLAMGNVRDKVLHLLVNLARKFGVREEKYHNIDMPLSHQEIANMIGSTRETVTVVLNELSKESVIQTGRMSVHIDIERAEQMLNV, via the coding sequence TTGAATAAACTTTGGTATTTATCGCAAATCAGCCTTTTTGATGCGCTGCCTATGGAAGATCTTATGGAAATCGATAAAATGAGTCCAATGACCAAATTGAAAAAAGGTGAGTTAATCCAAACTCCTGAGACTTTCCATGAAGGGTTGTACATGATCAAGGAAGGTAAGCTCAAGTTATATAAAATGAATTCGGACGGCAAGCAATTTATCGTGAGCATTTTGGGTGCAGGGAATGTGTTCGGTGAAATCGACTCCTTTTCTCTCGGGACTCGGGATACGTTTATTGAAACCATGGAGAATACGCTTCTCTGTTCGCTTGGGAAAGAACAATTTGAGCAGTTGCTGATCGATCGGCCTCATCTCGCCGTGAAAATAATGAAAGAGCTAAGCACGCTTTTACAGGAAAGAGATGCTCTTCTTGTCCAGTTGGCTATGGGCAATGTTCGAGATAAAGTGCTGCATTTGCTGGTCAATTTAGCGAGAAAGTTCGGAGTACGTGAAGAGAAATATCATAATATTGATATGCCATTATCCCATCAAGAGATAGCCAATATGATCGGTTCCACCCGTGAAACCGTTACGGTCGTCTTAAACGAATTGTCTAAAGAAAGTGTGATTCAAACCGGTAGAATGTCCGTCCATATCGATATCGAACGGGCGGAACAAATGCTAAACGTTTAA
- a CDS encoding glutaredoxin domain-containing protein, with protein sequence MSIKVYWREHCSQCKSVIEYFEEKKLPVDTIDVTYDQDKFQEMLSLGGIATPLIVIGEHVIHSFDRQKLDRMLEGVH encoded by the coding sequence ATGAGTATCAAAGTCTATTGGAGAGAACATTGTAGCCAGTGCAAAAGCGTCATAGAATATTTTGAAGAGAAGAAATTGCCGGTTGATACAATCGATGTAACGTATGATCAAGATAAATTTCAAGAAATGCTCAGTTTGGGCGGGATTGCCACGCCGCTGATTGTGATTGGAGAGCATGTCATTCATTCGTTTGACCGTCAGAAACTGGATCGAATGTTGGAGGGAGTCCATTGA
- a CDS encoding DsrE family protein — protein MKKFAIILHASEKESGRALHALLYAQELKEAGNEVKVIFDGAGTVWVKHFEDPANKYNPLYKAVKNLGVITGVCEYCAGAFGVSEEVKTSGLTMLGDRNGHPSIAQLASEDYQIITL, from the coding sequence ATGAAAAAATTTGCCATTATCTTGCACGCATCTGAAAAGGAATCGGGGAGAGCGCTGCATGCTTTATTATATGCACAGGAACTGAAAGAAGCCGGTAACGAGGTAAAGGTCATTTTTGATGGTGCCGGAACCGTATGGGTTAAACATTTTGAAGATCCTGCAAACAAGTACAATCCTTTATATAAAGCTGTAAAAAACCTTGGCGTCATCACAGGGGTTTGCGAATATTGCGCTGGTGCATTTGGTGTCAGCGAAGAAGTGAAAACATCCGGCTTGACGATGCTTGGGGATCGAAACGGACATCCAAGTATTGCGCAATTAGCATCTGAGGATTATCAAATTATTACACTGTAA
- a CDS encoding chromosome condensation regulator, which produces MDYISPKEAALKVKRWPKDTIAAGRRHTVGLKSDGTVTAVGDNKYGQCDVSGWRDIVAVAAGNVHMATNTGNAHTIGLKSDSTVAAVGWNKHDQCDVNDWRDIVAVTAGWRRTIGLKSDGTVVAVGRNNEGECNVSGWHDIVAVAAGDWHTIGLKLDGTVTAVGNNRYRQCNVSGWCDIVAVAAGYLHTIGLKSDGTVAAVGWNKHDQCDVSGWRGIVAIAAGSNHTIGLKSDGAVAAVGWNEHGQCNVSGWRDIVAVAAGCAHTLGLKSDGTVVAVGDNEYGQCDVSGWRGIQLPGN; this is translated from the coding sequence ATGGATTACATTTCTCCGAAAGAAGCGGCGTTAAAGGTGAAACGCTGGCCTAAAGATACCATAGCGGCGGGTCGTCGTCATACCGTTGGGCTTAAATCTGACGGAACGGTGACGGCTGTGGGTGATAATAAATATGGCCAATGTGATGTAAGCGGCTGGCGCGATATTGTGGCGGTCGCGGCTGGTAATGTTCATATGGCGACGAACACGGGTAATGCTCATACAATCGGTCTTAAATCTGACAGTACTGTGGCGGCTGTGGGTTGGAATAAGCATGACCAATGCGATGTAAACGACTGGCGCGATATTGTAGCGGTTACGGCGGGTTGGCGTCGTACCATTGGGCTTAAATCGGATGGCACGGTGGTAGCAGTGGGCCGAAATAATGAAGGTGAATGCAATGTAAGCGGCTGGCATGATATTGTGGCGGTCGCGGCGGGTGACTGGCATACCATCGGTCTTAAATTGGACGGCACGGTGACGGCTGTGGGTAATAATCGGTATCGCCAATGCAATGTAAGCGGCTGGTGCGATATTGTGGCGGTCGCGGCGGGTTATCTTCATACAATCGGTCTTAAATCGGACGGTACGGTGGCGGCTGTGGGTTGGAATAAGCATGACCAATGCGATGTAAGCGGCTGGCGCGGTATTGTGGCGATAGCGGCGGGTAGTAATCATACCATCGGCCTTAAATCGGACGGTGCTGTGGCGGCTGTGGGTTGGAATGAGCATGGCCAATGCAATGTAAGTGGCTGGCGCGATATTGTGGCGGTTGCGGCGGGTTGCGCTCATACTCTCGGCCTTAAATCGGACGGCACGGTGGTTGCTGTGGGTGATAATGAATATGGCCAATGCGATGTAAGCGGCTGGCGCGGCATCCAACTGCCCGGCAATTAG
- a CDS encoding putative immunity protein, whose amino-acid sequence MRRGGTLQDTDHHLLAIWAADWTKHVLHYFEQAQPNDDRPRRAIELTHAWVRGEITMTQARKDTFAANAAAREVTGAAREAAHAGQAVAVAHVAAHELGAAAYGIRAIRAAVPEDERDESGRRECRWQRAQLHDQIRELVLDDQRLRNEDCWYLFTY is encoded by the coding sequence ATGCGTCGCGGTGGTACCTTGCAGGATACGGATCATCATCTTCTTGCAATATGGGCGGCCGATTGGACAAAACATGTGCTACATTATTTCGAGCAAGCACAACCAAATGACGACCGTCCGCGCCGAGCAATTGAACTCACTCACGCTTGGGTTCGGGGCGAAATAACAATGACTCAAGCACGTAAGGACACCTTTGCTGCTAACGCCGCAGCCAGAGAGGTGACCGGCGCTGCAAGGGAAGCGGCTCACGCTGGACAAGCCGTGGCAGTGGCGCATGTAGCCGCTCACGAGTTGGGTGCAGCAGCCTATGGGATTAGGGCCATACGTGCGGCGGTTCCTGAAGATGAGCGTGATGAGTCTGGTCGCCGGGAGTGCCGGTGGCAACGTGCACAACTTCACGACCAAATACGGGAGCTCGTACTTGACGACCAGAGGTTGCGAAATGAGGACTGCTGGTATTTATTCACTTACTGA
- a CDS encoding DUF6273 domain-containing protein: MEKGHFALTYRNLKPGEFITFGTYPQSVDGKELAIKWRVLQNSGSELFVLSEYILDCKRYHGKSADLKWRDCMEITWHDCDLREWLNNEFYNAALNAAEKQFIKTTHCTDNGEGCPDTEDKVFLLSVAEIKDLSEIHGKDLRRAVGTDFAKTKKPDGCSLYVYEKTNKDDYIIRDGEEVGCSWWWLRTQGNKPSRAFFVGTGCSIRSYGNNSIDGYGVRPALKMNLP, encoded by the coding sequence ATGGAAAAGGGTCATTTTGCTTTAACGTACCGGAACCTAAAGCCCGGCGAATTCATTACGTTCGGCACGTATCCGCAGTCTGTAGACGGTAAAGAACTGGCGATTAAATGGCGTGTTCTTCAAAATTCAGGAAGCGAGCTGTTTGTTTTGAGTGAGTATATTTTGGACTGCAAGAGGTATCACGGCAAGAGCGCGGATCTGAAGTGGCGTGATTGCATGGAAATTACGTGGCATGACTGCGATTTGCGCGAGTGGCTGAATAATGAATTCTATAACGCCGCATTAAATGCCGCCGAAAAGCAATTCATAAAGACGACTCATTGCACGGACAACGGAGAGGGCTGCCCGGATACGGAGGACAAGGTCTTTCTGCTTAGCGTTGCCGAGATAAAAGATTTATCTGAGATCCACGGCAAGGATTTGAGGCGCGCTGTTGGAACCGATTTTGCCAAGACGAAAAAGCCCGATGGATGCAGCTTATATGTATATGAAAAAACGAACAAAGATGACTATATCATCAGAGACGGCGAAGAAGTTGGCTGTTCCTGGTGGTGGCTGCGAACACAAGGAAACAAGCCTTCACGTGCGTTTTTTGTAGGTACAGGTTGCAGTATTCGCAGCTATGGGAATAACAGTATAGACGGTTATGGTGTGCGTCCTGCTTTAAAAATGAATCTTCCATGA
- a CDS encoding MerR family DNA-binding transcriptional regulator: MDKTFTPKQMAKRLHVSTTTLRRYESLDLVPDVPRTASNRRYYTPLHVQAFLALRSLIKGFDLPIAYDVMNLLKKGHVEQALWMINLQQYNIQVEKQRVEEVMSLIHQTDFSMYRNIQVTDEMKIGEVAVIAGVNPSAIRHWEKEGLIRAKRNPENGYRVFTSRELKKIIVLSSLRKTVFFIESMKQLLEALETHDLTTIERSFKVALQKLNEQLEKQMNGNQK, from the coding sequence ATGGACAAAACCTTTACGCCGAAACAGATGGCCAAGAGACTTCATGTCAGCACCACAACCTTGCGAAGATATGAAAGTCTCGATTTGGTGCCTGACGTACCTCGGACAGCCAGTAATAGAAGATATTATACTCCGTTGCATGTTCAAGCTTTCCTTGCTTTACGGTCCTTGATCAAAGGATTCGATCTGCCTATCGCCTACGATGTCATGAACTTATTAAAAAAAGGTCACGTTGAACAAGCACTTTGGATGATCAATTTACAACAGTACAACATTCAGGTTGAGAAGCAACGAGTCGAGGAGGTCATGAGCCTCATTCATCAAACTGATTTCTCCATGTATAGGAATATTCAGGTCACGGATGAAATGAAAATCGGGGAGGTCGCCGTTATCGCTGGGGTAAACCCATCCGCTATTCGACATTGGGAAAAGGAGGGGCTTATTCGCGCTAAGCGGAATCCGGAAAACGGATATAGAGTCTTTACATCGCGGGAATTAAAAAAGATTATTGTGCTAAGCAGTTTAAGGAAAACCGTCTTTTTCATTGAAAGCATGAAACAGTTGCTTGAAGCTTTAGAGACACATGATCTAACTACGATTGAACGCTCCTTCAAAGTGGCTCTTCAGAAGCTGAATGAGCAATTGGAAAAGCAAATGAATGGCAATCAGAAATGA
- a CDS encoding antitoxin Xre/MbcA/ParS toxin-binding domain-containing protein gives MGFEVFLKDYHEDHWLKFVDNCSKSVVESEIEFGDISVPKDIAIVLNYRLRNHARTWLFKSVPALDNVKPIDLLNSEEGKNILRVALMRMPD, from the coding sequence ATGGGATTTGAAGTATTCTTAAAAGACTATCACGAAGATCATTGGCTCAAGTTTGTAGACAATTGCAGTAAAAGTGTTGTTGAGAGTGAAATCGAATTCGGTGATATCAGTGTACCGAAAGATATTGCGATTGTACTGAACTATAGACTTAGGAATCATGCTAGAACATGGTTATTTAAATCGGTACCAGCTTTAGATAACGTCAAGCCTATCGATTTATTGAATAGTGAAGAGGGCAAAAACATACTGAGGGTTGCACTTATGCGGATGCCTGATTAG
- a CDS encoding alpha/beta hydrolase: MGQTGFVNVNSIDVYYEVSGEGKPLVLLHGFPLDSRMWEPQMDALSKKFQVIRFDMRGLGKTIDPGLPFTFYEDLHALLIKLDIQSANFIGVSFGGYAGVEFALAYPDMVQSLILVCSGGFAPISEDRQLLMKKFYEELSSGNIERALEINLHLFLDGPKQDIGRVQINREWLKEIFRDIYSKPMNQSKPKWLDPHPSERLSEVQVPTLVVSGELDHLDFIKTADLLVTNIPNAKHLTFKNSAHFPNIDSPDEFNEIVTSFINNN, from the coding sequence TTGGGACAAACTGGTTTTGTAAATGTTAACAGTATAGATGTTTATTATGAAGTCTCTGGGGAAGGAAAACCGCTTGTACTTCTACACGGATTTCCATTGGATAGTCGTATGTGGGAACCGCAAATGGATGCTCTGTCTAAAAAGTTCCAAGTAATTCGATTTGACATGAGAGGTCTAGGGAAAACAATTGACCCTGGTTTGCCTTTTACATTTTATGAGGATCTCCATGCTTTGCTTATAAAGTTGGATATCCAAAGTGCTAATTTTATAGGTGTTTCATTTGGTGGTTATGCAGGTGTAGAATTCGCATTGGCATATCCAGACATGGTACAAAGTCTAATTCTTGTTTGTTCAGGCGGTTTCGCCCCAATATCCGAGGACAGGCAATTGCTGATGAAAAAGTTCTATGAAGAATTGAGCTCAGGAAATATTGAGAGAGCATTAGAAATAAACCTTCATTTATTTTTAGATGGTCCAAAACAGGATATAGGTCGAGTACAAATAAATAGGGAATGGTTAAAAGAGATTTTTCGTGATATATATAGCAAACCCATGAATCAGAGCAAACCAAAATGGTTGGATCCTCATCCTAGTGAACGTTTATCTGAAGTGCAAGTACCGACTTTAGTAGTTTCAGGGGAATTAGACCATCTCGATTTTATAAAAACAGCAGATTTGTTAGTAACCAATATCCCTAATGCGAAACACTTAACATTTAAAAACTCAGCCCACTTCCCTAACATTGATAGTCCAGATGAGTTTAATGAAATAGTGACGTCTTTTATAAATAATAATTAA
- a CDS encoding GNAT family N-acetyltransferase: MYEIKAMTIQDYEGVSKFWSEVKEFTISLEFDSKNRIDSYLRRNPGFSSIAYFNGEVVGTVLCGHDGRRGSLYHVVVSKDHRKMGLSKQMIERCINCLTEAGIDNGFLFVSTKDENALSFWNHNGWRPFTEVVYHYKNFD; this comes from the coding sequence ATGTATGAAATTAAAGCTATGACAATACAAGATTATGAAGGTGTTTCAAAGTTTTGGAGTGAGGTCAAAGAATTTACGATCTCATTGGAATTTGATAGTAAGAACAGAATTGATTCATATCTTAGAAGGAATCCAGGATTCAGCAGTATTGCATATTTTAATGGAGAAGTAGTGGGCACAGTTTTGTGTGGACATGATGGACGACGTGGTTCGTTGTATCATGTCGTAGTTTCTAAAGATCATAGAAAAATGGGGTTATCAAAACAAATGATCGAAAGATGTATAAATTGTTTAACAGAAGCGGGAATAGATAATGGATTTTTATTTGTAAGCACAAAAGATGAAAATGCTCTTTCTTTTTGGAATCACAATGGGTGGCGTCCATTTACTGAGGTAGTCTATCATTACAAGAATTTTGATTGA
- a CDS encoding DUF4830 domain-containing protein has product MRIFAIIISIAIITTGCTITDRKNTPENTVHVNKIQLAPAIETPTATVLQSPEDFLNSKGLKVKGEPEKFTVQVPQNWDVKLGEFPQGLFWRLANEYSKDAGLDLVQLKGKTVVVWRYALAEGLRAPNPQNNFDYPSNVVLLVDSGNTAGAWLAFNYFSIGPSVNKRYLPEITGLPFDKWVALQGLFSDPGKNADLGAMGPTEVLAAFLKAADEGNKTRAYACLSPNEMLNSLIVNIAGKPLLYNSGFGENNSMVENLLMAKPTSFKLMDPQTITEINDIGDRTTLEIEVRLRLKWRDNAFNTHNDDEAGINTRFAIMMKFANGWKVSEFGTGP; this is encoded by the coding sequence ATGCGGATTTTTGCAATTATCATATCCATTGCTATTATAACTACGGGATGTACAATAACAGACAGAAAAAACACTCCAGAAAACACAGTACACGTAAATAAGATCCAACTTGCCCCGGCAATCGAAACCCCGACAGCAACTGTTTTGCAATCGCCAGAGGATTTCCTAAACTCTAAAGGTCTCAAGGTGAAGGGAGAACCGGAGAAGTTCACCGTACAGGTGCCTCAAAACTGGGACGTAAAACTGGGCGAATTTCCGCAGGGTTTGTTTTGGCGGCTTGCCAACGAATATTCCAAAGACGCGGGCCTTGACTTGGTTCAGTTAAAAGGGAAAACCGTGGTAGTTTGGCGTTATGCATTGGCCGAAGGACTGCGTGCCCCGAATCCACAAAACAACTTCGATTACCCTTCCAATGTCGTGCTACTTGTCGACTCGGGGAATACGGCCGGCGCCTGGCTCGCCTTCAATTATTTCAGCATTGGACCTTCTGTAAATAAACGGTACTTGCCCGAAATCACCGGTCTGCCATTCGATAAGTGGGTCGCGCTGCAAGGCTTATTCAGCGATCCCGGCAAGAACGCGGATTTGGGGGCGATGGGTCCGACAGAAGTGCTTGCGGCGTTCCTGAAAGCTGCGGACGAGGGCAACAAAACACGGGCTTATGCATGCCTGAGTCCAAATGAAATGTTGAACTCGCTAATCGTGAATATTGCCGGAAAGCCGCTGCTCTACAATTCCGGATTCGGCGAGAACAACTCTATGGTTGAAAATCTCCTTATGGCAAAACCCACTTCCTTCAAGCTCATGGACCCCCAGACCATAACCGAAATCAACGACATTGGGGACCGCACGACTTTAGAAATCGAGGTTCGGCTCAGGCTTAAATGGAGGGACAATGCATTCAATACACATAATGACGATGAAGCCGGTATCAATACTCGCTTCGCTATAATGATGAAATTCGCAAACGGCTGGAAAGTCAGCGAATTCGGCACAGGTCCGTGA
- a CDS encoding class I SAM-dependent methyltransferase: protein MSDIIDYYSSFDEWGRLDREPLEFMINWHFIKTNLPPKGKILDNGAGPGKYSMELAKLGYNVTITDLTPRLVNVAKEKATELGLVNNFSDFLVKDARDLSGLESDQFDASLMLGPLYHLQNEQDRVKAVQELRRVTKDGGTVFVAIRPRISKVLTTLMFPTQWKPLDGMAEINEFKKTGVFNHADKGRFTGAYFFNIEDIKPFFESNGFETLKLLSSAGIGGRLTKENWDYWSSRGEEEMLMELIYESAEDPYILGATASHLLYIGRNV, encoded by the coding sequence GTGAGTGACATAATTGATTATTATTCAAGTTTTGATGAGTGGGGACGGTTAGATAGAGAACCACTTGAATTCATGATTAACTGGCATTTTATTAAGACTAACCTTCCTCCTAAAGGCAAAATTCTCGACAACGGGGCGGGACCAGGGAAATACTCGATGGAGTTAGCGAAACTTGGATATAACGTAACAATTACTGATTTAACACCAAGGTTAGTTAATGTAGCAAAGGAAAAAGCAACTGAACTCGGTCTTGTAAATAATTTTTCGGATTTTCTAGTCAAAGATGCAAGAGATTTATCTGGTTTAGAATCGGATCAATTTGATGCTTCACTTATGTTAGGGCCACTATATCATCTACAAAATGAACAAGACCGAGTTAAAGCTGTTCAGGAACTTCGAAGGGTTACAAAAGATGGAGGTACGGTTTTTGTTGCAATCCGGCCACGAATAAGTAAGGTTCTAACTACATTAATGTTCCCAACACAATGGAAGCCATTAGACGGTATGGCAGAAATAAATGAATTTAAAAAAACGGGTGTGTTTAATCATGCAGACAAAGGCAGGTTTACAGGAGCATATTTTTTTAATATTGAAGATATCAAACCTTTTTTTGAAAGCAATGGCTTTGAAACATTAAAATTACTTTCTTCGGCAGGTATAGGTGGAAGATTAACTAAAGAAAATTGGGACTACTGGTCTTCACGTGGTGAAGAAGAAATGCTTATGGAATTAATTTATGAATCAGCTGAAGACCCTTACATATTAGGAGCAACGGCTTCACATTTACTGTATATCGGTAGAAATGTTTAA
- a CDS encoding NUDIX domain-containing protein — MKDYIKELRSFVGKRPILLCGASVIIFDEEGKVLMLHRADNHSWCFPGGAVELGEKVEEAAMREAYEETGLKVEVEDLELFGVFSGPDLHYIYPHGDEVYNVDIVYITNKFSGKVKINNESRKGSFVHIFDIPKEISPPVIPIVNELKKRMCVK; from the coding sequence GTGAAAGATTATATTAAAGAATTAAGAAGTTTCGTTGGCAAAAGACCGATTCTCTTGTGCGGTGCAAGTGTGATTATATTTGATGAAGAAGGCAAAGTTCTTATGTTACACAGGGCTGATAATCACAGTTGGTGTTTCCCAGGTGGTGCGGTTGAGCTTGGAGAGAAAGTAGAGGAAGCGGCTATGCGAGAAGCATATGAAGAGACAGGATTAAAAGTTGAGGTTGAAGACTTAGAGTTATTTGGCGTGTTTTCGGGACCAGACTTACATTATATATATCCGCATGGAGATGAAGTCTACAACGTAGATATTGTATATATAACTAACAAATTTAGTGGTAAAGTCAAGATAAATAATGAAAGTAGGAAAGGTTCATTCGTACATATCTTTGATATTCCTAAAGAAATAAGTCCGCCAGTTATACCAATTGTAAACGAACTGAAAAAAAGAATGTGTGTTAAATAA
- a CDS encoding HIT family protein, with the protein MEDCLICNRINMIKEGINKYFVAELETGYVVIGDHQYFEGYTLYICKVHKNELHELDSDYKQKFLDEMSKVSEAVYRAFKPDKLNYELLGNGDSHMHWHIFPRRLTETNPKFPVWWTPKDTMYSESVKPSNDALEELKNKLLVELNKVV; encoded by the coding sequence ATGGAAGATTGCTTAATATGCAACCGTATTAACATGATTAAAGAAGGCATAAATAAATATTTTGTAGCTGAACTCGAAACGGGCTATGTGGTGATTGGAGACCATCAATATTTCGAAGGCTATACACTGTATATTTGTAAGGTACACAAGAATGAGCTTCACGAATTAGATAGCGATTATAAGCAGAAGTTTCTAGATGAAATGAGTAAAGTATCTGAAGCAGTTTATAGAGCGTTCAAGCCAGACAAGCTTAACTACGAACTTCTTGGAAACGGTGATTCACATATGCATTGGCACATTTTCCCCAGACGATTGACTGAAACCAACCCCAAATTTCCTGTTTGGTGGACTCCAAAAGATACCATGTATTCAGAAAGTGTTAAACCAAGTAACGATGCATTGGAAGAATTAAAGAATAAGTTATTAGTTGAGTTGAATAAAGTTGTCTAA
- a CDS encoding SDR family oxidoreductase, translating into MSFEENFLTGIKDKVIAITGASSGIGEATALLLAERGAKVVLGARGLDRLETVAARIANMGGEVVYARTDVKRRDDLTALVKLACERFGKLDALVNNAGVMPISPLDDLRVEDWEEMIDVNIKGVLYGIAAALPVFRKQGFGHFVNTASTAGHKTVPNQSVYSGTKFAVRAISEGLRQEAGDKLRVTIISPGFVRTNFAEGVTNPEMRVQLEASRDKFALPPDAIARAIAFAIEQPADVDVSEIIVRPTAQG; encoded by the coding sequence ATGAGTTTTGAAGAGAACTTCTTGACGGGAATCAAAGACAAGGTCATCGCAATTACGGGCGCAAGCAGCGGAATTGGCGAGGCAACTGCGCTTCTGCTCGCTGAGCGCGGCGCGAAAGTTGTGCTTGGGGCGCGCGGATTGGATCGCCTTGAGACTGTGGCGGCTCGCATCGCGAATATGGGCGGTGAAGTCGTTTATGCACGCACAGACGTGAAACGACGCGACGACCTAACCGCCCTCGTCAAGCTGGCATGCGAACGGTTCGGCAAACTTGATGCTCTGGTCAACAACGCCGGCGTTATGCCAATTTCCCCCCTCGATGACCTGCGCGTCGAGGATTGGGAGGAGATGATCGACGTTAACATTAAAGGTGTTTTGTACGGCATCGCTGCAGCGCTGCCTGTCTTTCGCAAGCAGGGCTTCGGACATTTCGTCAACACCGCTTCTACAGCTGGACATAAGACTGTACCGAACCAGTCGGTCTATTCCGGCACGAAGTTCGCCGTGCGCGCCATCTCCGAGGGTTTGCGCCAGGAGGCCGGCGATAAGCTGCGCGTGACGATCATCTCGCCTGGCTTCGTTAGGACAAACTTTGCCGAAGGTGTGACAAATCCGGAGATGAGAGTCCAACTCGAAGCGTCCCGGGACAAGTTCGCGCTGCCGCCTGATGCGATTGCTCGCGCTATTGCGTTCGCGATCGAGCAGCCGGCCGACGTTGATGTGAGCGAGATTATTGTCCGTCCCACTGCGCAGGGTTAA
- a CDS encoding AraC family transcriptional regulator: MNQLIAPPAIAAYQQELAMLIQRHSPSDGTHASALPELRFRRSSHVSEPIHTINMPSLCVIAQGSKTATLAGESYRYDPATYFVSSVHLPIIGKITEATPQVPYLSLQLDFNADIILDIVKETNQKWNGKTERAILVNKFTPPLLDAILRLVKLLDTPGDIPILAPLIIREILYRVLQGEQGELIKQFAYIGSQAYRISKAIHLINSDYSKPLLIEELAKEVNMSPSSLHKHFKKVTTLSPLQYQKILRLQVARRLLLTESLDAADAGFRVGYESPSQFSREYARMFGRPPSSDVKHLRNLLNVPVI; the protein is encoded by the coding sequence ATGAACCAACTCATTGCTCCCCCTGCTATTGCGGCCTATCAACAAGAACTGGCTATGCTGATTCAGCGTCATTCCCCATCGGACGGCACGCACGCTTCAGCTCTGCCTGAGCTTCGTTTCAGGCGCTCATCCCATGTATCGGAGCCGATACATACCATTAACATGCCCTCTCTCTGCGTTATCGCACAAGGCTCTAAGACCGCCACATTGGCCGGAGAAAGCTACCGGTACGATCCGGCCACCTATTTCGTCAGCTCCGTTCATCTGCCGATTATCGGAAAGATTACTGAGGCCACTCCGCAAGTCCCTTACCTGAGTCTTCAATTAGACTTCAACGCAGATATCATTCTGGATATCGTCAAGGAGACCAATCAGAAATGGAACGGGAAGACGGAACGCGCCATTTTAGTAAATAAATTCACCCCCCCGCTGCTAGATGCTATACTCCGGCTTGTCAAACTTTTAGATACGCCTGGGGATATTCCGATCCTTGCGCCACTCATCATCCGTGAGATTCTTTATAGGGTGCTACAAGGCGAGCAGGGAGAGTTAATTAAGCAATTCGCCTATATCGGCAGCCAGGCCTATCGCATCTCAAAAGCGATTCATCTGATTAACAGTGATTATTCCAAGCCTCTCCTGATTGAAGAATTGGCGAAGGAAGTAAACATGAGCCCCTCATCCTTGCACAAACACTTCAAAAAGGTAACCACTTTGAGCCCCCTGCAGTATCAGAAGATCCTCCGACTACAAGTAGCACGCCGTTTGTTGCTTACGGAATCTTTGGACGCCGCCGATGCCGGATTTCGCGTCGGTTACGAAAGCCCTTCCCAGTTCAGTCGGGAATACGCCCGAATGTTTGGACGTCCGCCGAGTAGCGATGTCAAGCATTTACGTAATCTATTAAATGTACCGGTTATTTAA